A window from Cryptomeria japonica chromosome 1, Sugi_1.0, whole genome shotgun sequence encodes these proteins:
- the LOC131026863 gene encoding cytochrome P450 724B1-like, whose protein sequence is MILSRAGWWTVFACLAGLAWIFILHFRSWILSRGKKLPPGNMGWPLIGETFYFMKPHPSTSTGTFLQKNCKLYGKIFSSHVFGQPTIVSCDFDFNMYVLLNEDRLFQSSYPKSVNSILGEFSMLIAVGDAHKRMRSLALNMINTAKKSTGFLNDIEWHALYVFDHWNHQQDIVFSKEAKKFTFNLMVKQLVSLMPGSPQSSQILSDLLTFMDGLVAFPLNIPGTHYSKALKSRSRILSTLKGMIHQRRNGNDVLSGDFLDSLITNTNLSDEEILNLVMDLIFGGYETTSTLIALILKFLTECPKALQQIKSEHEAIKRAKGKDESLTFDDYRQMTFTQNVIDETLRLGNVVKFVHRKTIKDIKFKDYDIPAGWKVLPILSAVHLDSSNYDNPFEFNPWRWQEPTTGKRFIPFGGGARLCPGYEMGRIEAAVFIHHLLLKFRWRMREPDIPMSYPYLDFEKGLCISVERL, encoded by the exons ATGATACTCAGCAGAGCAGGCTGGTGGACTGTTTTTGCATGTTTAGCTGGATTGGCATGGATATTCATTCTTCATTTTCGTTCATGGATTCTGAGTAGAGGAAAAAAGCTGCCCCCTGGTAATATGGGTTGGCCTTTAATTGGAGAAACTTTTTACTTTATGAAGCCCCACCCATCTACCTCAACAGGCACATTTCTTCAGAAGAATTGCAAACT GTATGGCAAGATTTTTTCCTCTCATGTGTTTGGGCAGCCCACAATTGTATCCTGTGATTTCGATTTTAATATGTATGTTCTGCTGAATGAGGATCGGTTGTTTCAGAGCAGTTACCCCAAGTCTGTTAATAGTATTCTGGGGGAGTTTTCTATGCTGATCGCTGTGGGTGATGCCCACAAGAGAATGCGATCTCTGGCATTGAATATGATCAATACTGCTAAAAAGAGCACTGGGTTTTTAAATGATATCGAGTGGCATGCACTGTATGTGTTTGATCACTGGAATCATCAACAGGACATAGTGTTCTCTAAGGAGGCTAAAAAG TTTACATTCAATCTAATGGTGAAGCAGCTAGTAAGTCTAATGCCAGGGAGTCCTCAGTCATCCCAAATTTTGAGCGATCTGTTGACATTCATGGATGGGTTAGTTGCATTTCCTCTCAACATCCCTGGTACACATTATTCAAAAGCTCTGAAG TCAAGGTCCAGAATTCTTTCTACTTTGAAAGGTAtgatacaccaaagaagaaacggAAATGACGTTCTGAGTGGAGATTTTCTGGACTCACTCATCACAAATACTAATCTTTCGGATGAAGAGATATTAAATCTTGTTATGGACCTTATCTTTGGTGGCTACGAAACGACATCTACCTTGATAGCTTTAATTCTTAAGTTTCTAACTGAATGCCCTAAGGCACTGCAGCAGATAAAG AGTGAGCATGAAGCTATCAAAAGAGCAAAAGGAAAAGATGAAAGTTTAACATTTGATGATTACAGACAAATGACATTCACCCAAAAT GTCATCGATGAGACTCTACGACTGGGAAACGTGGTCAAATTTGTACATAGAAAGACTATAAAGGACATCAAATTTAAAG ACTACGATATTCCAGCTGGTTGGAAGGTGCTTCCGATTCTAAGTGCTGTGCATTTAGATTCATCTAATTATGACAATCCGTTTGAGTTCAATCCATGGAGGTGGCAG GAGCCCACAACTGGAAAGAGATTTATTCCCTTCGGTGGAGGTGCACGACTTTGCCCTggatatgaaatgggtagaatagaGGCAGCTGTGTTTATCCACCATCTTCTCTTAAAATTCAG GTGGAGAATGAGGGAGCCGGACATTCCAATGTCATATCCATATCTGGATTTCGAGAAGGGTTTGTGCATTAGCGTTGAGCGTTTATAA